Below is a genomic region from Fusarium oxysporum Fo47 chromosome VIII, complete sequence.
GGCTTCGTGCAAATTGCCGCTCACAATCGCTGTATCTCAGATGTCGAGGCATTATTCAGTGTCTCTCACTGCACCCACCAGAAGCTGACCAATCCAAAGCCCAGCATTGGAAAATTTGCCccatcaacctcgacacTCGCTCAGCCAAAATACCAGTAACACTGACTGATTGACTGCCCTGTCAACGTACGGACGTCACCACCACTTGACTCatcgaagatgaagaagtcaaTAGCATGCGGCGCATGTCGCTCCTCCAAGCGCAAAGTGCTCCTCTCCCCTCCCCATCCCTCTCACAGCAACTGACTCACCCTTCTCAGTGCATTCACTCAGGCGGTCCGCCCTGCACGCGCTGTCGCGACCGCGGCGACGAGTGCGTCTTCCCGCCCAAGGGCACATCCTTCATCTTCCGCCGGAGCCGTCTCGAGCGTCATCGGGATGAACTCGGAGCCGGGGCTGGGAGCCGGGCTGACTCGGAGCTCATCCGGGCCGGGAACTTGGCCACCACAGACCCATTCGGCTTCCTGACGGATGAGGTCAAGAATAGTTATCTGCGCTGCTCGTACAAGTGGTCGTTTCACCATATTCCGAATCTCCTCATTGCTATTCGTGAGAGGAGGTTGGATCCTTTGCTGGTTTGGGCGATGCTGGCTATCACTGTGAGGTGCGGCATATGATTCCTTCGCTTATCGTCTCACTCACATGTCGCAGGTTCTCGCAGGCTGCACCGCCGGGGTATGCGACACAGGTCGAAGCAAGCAATACATTCGCTGCTCATGCGCGGTCGCTTGTTCTGTCGCTTGTGGACCAACCGACCGTCCATCGCGCTCAGGTTCTTCTCATGCTGACTGGGCATTCCTGGGGCGCTGGCGAGGGTAGAAGAGCATGGGTTTATCTCGGTATGGCAGTGCGCATGGCCCAAGTCCTCGGGCTGTTTGAAGAACCACCACCAGCGACAACTCGAGAGGACTTTATCGACGCTGAAGAGAGGCGTCGCACCGCATGGACATGCTTCCTGATGGATAGTCTTCTCAGCGGAGGAAAGGGTCGCGACAGGATGTTGTCGGGTGATAAGATGCGGATACAACTCCCATGTGAGTCGGATAGCTTCAATTTCGGCCAGATCGTGCTGTGCGAAAGACTCGATGGCTCATTGCCGGACGGGTCCGCGATGGGTACTGTCCACGGCAGTCTAGGTATCGTAGCCAACAGCATGCGCGTCGCTGATGTCTGGGGCGCCGTCGCCAAATGGGCTTGTACACGGCACGACAACACTGTACCGCCATGGCAGCCTCAGTCCGAGTTCCAGATGCTGCTCTCCCGACTTGAGCTCTGGAAGAACTCATTGCCCGAACGGCTGCGATATGAACTCTTCCTCCTACGAGCGCACAGCGTGTCcaaccaaggccaagcaTACTGCTACATGCACTGCATCTACTTCATGAGCGTCATCTTCCTCTACCGATCTTACCTCCCTGAAGTTGAGATGCAAAAGGCTAGAGTTGGCGATAAGGATTGGGATCAATGGTCAACGTGGTCAAGCAAAGAACTCGAGAAAGTGGCCGAGCAGGTGTGCGACATGCTGCAAGAGATCCGCGCCTTTGGCTTGTACTTTCTACGCGGCCTCGTTCCATGGATTGGCTTCACCATTTACACGGCCGTCGGAACGATGCTGTACTTTTATCACTTCCCAAATCCCGGCGACACGGCGCATCAAGTTGAGAAGCGAAGGG
It encodes:
- a CDS encoding fungal-specific transcription factor domain-containing protein — its product is MRRMSLLQAQSAPLPSPSLSQQLTHPSQCIHSGGPPCTRCRDRGDECVFPPKGTSFIFRRSRLERHRDELGAGAGSRADSELIRAGNLATTDPFGFLTDEVKNSYLRCSYKWSFHHIPNLLIAIRERRLDPLLVWAMLAITVRFSQAAPPGYATQVEASNTFAAHARSLVLSLVDQPTVHRAQVLLMLTGHSWGAGEGRRAWVYLGMAVRMAQVLGLFEEPPPATTREDFIDAEERRRTAWTCFLMDSLLSGGKGRDRMLSGDKMRIQLPCESDSFNFGQIVLCERLDGSLPDGSAMGTVHGSLGIVANSMRVADVWGAVAKWACTRHDNTVPPWQPQSEFQMLLSRLELWKNSLPERLRYELFLLRAHSVSNQGQAYCYMHCIYFMSVIFLYRSYLPEVEMQKARVGDKDWDQWSTWSSKELEKVAEQVCDMLQEIRAFGLYFLRGLVPWIGFTIYTAVGTMLYFYHFPNPGDTAHQVEKRREHIVEGLLFLKDMRQAWPMADTWREKIKAMQIFYSNIKADGDLAVTPSERREMRNAIIDYGALQPDPVRQPDAESTDEQSATDGENDQASSNVDFSFIAPADIDLFDTDFAFGSNMYATFADATQGFWESFPGSMDIAGDMVTEN